A single region of the Anaerolineales bacterium genome encodes:
- a CDS encoding ClbS/DfsB family four-helix bundle protein, giving the protein MADQLDKGRLLKSLQAQHLFLEVALEQLAPPAMLIPVSPSLWTVKDIIAHVNVWDRRGTGWLADAAAGKTPAIPLPGKTWNDLDALNAATYEEHKDRSLTEVLAEFEALFPPLVRLVESISEERLAQTITYHTGEREETIPVARLVRWRYRHYLTHGEQIRTWLKNALS; this is encoded by the coding sequence GTGGCAGATCAACTGGACAAAGGGCGGTTGCTCAAATCCCTTCAGGCACAGCACCTCTTTTTGGAGGTCGCCTTAGAGCAGCTTGCTCCACCAGCCATGCTTATTCCCGTTTCCCCAAGCCTCTGGACGGTGAAGGACATCATCGCCCATGTGAATGTTTGGGATCGGCGGGGTACCGGCTGGCTGGCGGATGCTGCTGCGGGAAAAACCCCCGCCATTCCGCTGCCGGGCAAAACATGGAACGACCTTGACGCCTTGAACGCGGCGACCTATGAAGAACACAAGGATCGCTCCCTTACCGAGGTGTTGGCAGAGTTCGAGGCGCTTTTCCCGCCGCTGGTCAGGCTCGTTGAATCCATCTCTGAGGAACGCTTAGCACAGACGATCACCTACCACACGGGCGAACGCGAGGAAACAATTCCGGTGGCTCGGCTTGTGCGCTGGCGCTACCGCCATTACCTGACGCACGGCGAACAAATTCGGACGTGGCTCAAAAACGCACTCTCCTGA